The following coding sequences lie in one Arachis stenosperma cultivar V10309 chromosome 5, arast.V10309.gnm1.PFL2, whole genome shotgun sequence genomic window:
- the LOC130980769 gene encoding uncharacterized protein LOC130980769, producing the protein MGIKRPSKGGHPLTDNNPPKQAINPHSSTHGIRPPSTKVDDYKAKMPFPQKLYQDERDKQFSRCAEYLITLEIKNPFAEALEQIPSYTKFMKDILCHKKDWRETETLLLTEECSVITQNSLLEKLKDPRSFVIPCTLGDSCTRTALCDLGASINLILASLIKKLCLTDEVKPTHICLQLADGSIKIPSGVIEDMIVRVGPFAFPTDFVV; encoded by the coding sequence atgggcattaaacgcccaagcAAGGGAGGTCATCCACTCACTGATAACAACCCTCCTAAGCAAGCTATTAACCCCCATTCCAGTACACATGGCATTCGGCCTCCATCAACCAAGGTTGATGATTATAAGGCTAAGATGCCATTTCCTCAGAAACTCTATCAAGATGAAAGGGATAAACAATTTTCCCGCTGTGCGGAGTATCTCATAACACTAGAGATCAAGAACCCTTTTGCAGAAGCTCTTGAACAGATACCATCTTAtactaagttcatgaaggataTCTTatgtcataagaaggattggagagagaCAGAAACACTCCTCCTTACTGAAGAGTGCAGTGTAATCACTCAGAACAGCTTACTAGAGAAACTTAAGGATCCTAGAAGCTTTGTGATACCATGCACTCTAGGTGATTCTTGTACAAggacagctctatgtgaccttggggcaagcATTAACCTAATACTTGCTTCTTTAATAAAGAAGCTTTGTTTGACTgatgaagtcaaaccaacccacatatgccttcaacttgctgatgggtCTATCAAGATACCATCAGGAgtaattgaagacatgattgtcaggGTTGGACCCTTTGCTTtccccactgactttgtggtgtaG